One window from the genome of Montipora foliosa isolate CH-2021 chromosome 5, ASM3666993v2, whole genome shotgun sequence encodes:
- the LOC138002240 gene encoding uncharacterized protein, protein MERFGVERFALSDSDMQFYTGLDNYLEFKALFDFLDGNGCACSQLNYSGSNNCNFQLQDLEKRGKKWSIIPADELFLTLSRLRANVLENVLADQFKISTSEVSRIFVTWVDLLFSRLNQLPIWATRETVNQTMPESFKYDYPYTRIILDCTEIFIEKPSCFRVQAETYSTYKSHNTAKGLVGIAPNGAVTFDSDLHGGHVSDRKIVIASGILDMLEPHDSVIADRGFEIQDLLVPKKVSLNIPPFMRCKDQLDPDEEDETRQIAAVRIHVERSIERIKNYNILEKVCSYLTNLKGPLVV, encoded by the coding sequence ATGGAAAGGTTTGGAGTCGAGCGTTTTGCTTTATCGGACAGTGATATGCAGTTTTACACAGGTCTTGATAATTATTTGGAGTTCAAAGCTCTATTTGATTTCCTTGATGGTAATGGTTGTGCATGCTCGCAGCTTAACTATTCGGGGTCCAACAACTGTAACTTTCAACTTCAAGACCTTGAGAAGCGTGGCAAAAAGTGGTCGATAATTCCAGCAGACGAACTTTTCTTGACACTCTCAAGACTGAGGGCAAATGTCCTAGAGAACGTTTTAGCCGACCAGTTTAAGATAAGCACATCTGAAGTGTCAAGGATATTTGTGACATGGGTTGACCTTCTATTTTCAAGATTGAATCAGTTACCAATATGGGCTACCAGGGAGACTGTTAATCAGACAATGCCTGAAAGTTTCAAATATGACTACCCATACACAAGAATCATTCTTGACTGCACAGAAATCTTTATTGAGAAGCCGTCTTGCTTCAGAGTCCAGGCAGAGACTTATTCTACTTACAAGTCACATAACACTGCCAAAGGTCTCGTTGGAATTGCTCCAAATGGAGCAGTGACTTTTGATTCAGATTTGCATGGGGGGCATGTGAGTGACCGCAAAATTGTCATTGCCTCTGGTATTTTGGATATGTTGGAGCCACACGATTCAGTGATCGCTGACAGGGGATTCGAAATTCAGGATTTGCTTGTACCAAAGAAGGTGTCCCTCAATATTCCTCCCTTCATGCGATGCAAGGATCAACTTGATCCTGACGAAGAAGATGAAACAAGGCAGATAGCTGCTGTTAGGATCCACGTTGAACGCTCTATTGAGAGgattaaaaattacaatattttgGAGAAAGTTTGCTCATATTTAACAAATTTAAAGGGGCCATTGGTTGTCTAG